agtcagatcagagaaccagtgtggccagctctggtggcagtagctacctgctatatgataatgatgactaatcTATACTATCAGTAGACTatataatacagtagaacctcgattatccggacaccttggttccaaaagcaggccggataagtgaatatgccggataatcaaatagataaaccacgccttgatccacccactttattgataaacagcagtgccacatagTTGTATGCGCatatgcgcagaagataagcaggcatgtatccatggtaacagctgcaacgcgcatgcgcgtttgagggacacgcccattttctgatctgataacaagaaaactgccaagccggataatcgaggttccggataatggagggccggataatcgaggttctactgtagcatgtagaaagacacaagaaaaagtgatagtctgatagaatctgaacacataactagtagatcatctagctaagcttAAGcataaggtatagctagctatagtgcttgcaaacttccagttccaagtccatgtccagcttgcatgctgcaggcaaagttttattagtcatagatctctgCGTGCAtcggcagtccaacatctctagctcagcatgcccacgctcattttcacccttctaccacccttctaccctcacgcgacttcctgatacaggctctcctttttcctaactctacgtctatttctttctttattcctccaattaataccgtattttatctcattgaacagTATTTTGTGATAAAGAACGAAAAAGGAGTGTAGAGGCTGTAACTGACATGCTCTTAGAAAAGCATTAGGCATGCATACAGCTGTCATAACAACGAGAAAGGAGTGCATGTAACAAGTTCCCCAGGCACAGATATGGTTAGTGGTGCTGACAAGGTTACCATGTTATGGCAAGAAACCAATGAAGTACGTATGTGTTTTCCCAAGAACCGTAATGAAGTACTGAGTGGATACATGTGTTTTCCCAAGAACCATCATTGTGGTATTCAATTATCATCTGTTATTatacctcggtgcgcatgcgcaagcgagctaggtatatacggtagtgtgtttgtgtgtgtgtgtgtgtgtgtgtgtgtgtgggtgtagactgctacagctgctcaaggatcaatgaagtgcaagtaagagtttctataggcttcttagtcatgttttcttggattttaattcgtggatttgtttcgttctcgagttatgcctatttGGAATGCCAtgcattgcagccttttcagaagagtgcatagcaaaacttgttcaccgagtgttgctactctacttagtagttagctctgcactagaacgctatatagctattggtagctgcaagagtgagaagagagctgcaaggctctgctgatgcagccattaattctAAACTTTTGACATCGttttttttaacaacaatcatggttgatcattacccactcttgaAGTTTCCGTTTCCCGGTTCTGCCTAGAGCATGCAGgtattaatgcaaaaatgtataaatagtagctttatgttatgtagctttgacacctccaccaaggcacccgcggtgctttcattaattaaGTAAATATCTACACCAGGAAGAAACATACAAGCATAGGAATCAACATTATAGTGGGAAAGGGACACAGTTGTCTATTCACTGCGTGTATGTAAggcataccgtatagtgaCAAGTTTTCgcgggttagcaatcctacaccaAAATTAATTCCATGAAAATTATTCATTATCtactataacgtgcaaagattaaaggcatgGATTCCGATAAGCAGCCAACtatgcaacgaaatgcttttagaggccattccacaaagtataagtgcctcgaaagtttcgcgctatatatacggtacatgtaatacataTGTGTCAACAATTTAAACTAGCATGGCATGCATTCATTCATGTGAAGGCTTGTGGACTATATGTAAGTCATGCAATTGGACTGATTTTTAAttaaaatgattattataaattaatgCAGTAACATATCAGTTGGCTTCgtctgagtgtgtgtactgtcgCTATACTTCTGTTGGCTATATTGACCAATGAAAGGGAAAGTAAAATGCTATAAACCCAGTCATGCATGTCCACTAATTATCAATCAATGCATATTTTATTCGTTTTTCAGAGTTGCTTGTATTATATGGTGTATTTTAGGGGAGGCTGCAACTTTTAAATGAAACAGGAAACCTGCAAACTGActaacatgcagctgtactcTATTATCTAAGAATTAGTGGACACGGAAGCATTggggttagagtaataaccaCAGAACTGGAaatgtggtgggtgtggctacatggatgtgtcatacagtatatacacagaAACTGTCACTGAGCAAGCTTTAACCTAAAGCACACGAGAAAGATGGCTTACACAGAGCAACAGAAAGCCTACCATTTTAGGAAGATGAGGACCAGAGCTGCAAGACTGGATATCAACAAAGATGGATTCATTTCACGTGAAGACTACGAAATCATGAGCAAGAGATTGTCTGAATACAGCAACTTAACTGAAGAGCAAGCTAAGAAAATCCGTGATTCTTTACTAGCTGTAGCTGACAGCATTAAGCTTACTGGTGATGCAAAGTATCCAGTTAAAGAATTTGCTGCCAACGTTAGCCTAACTTTTCTTGGGAGTACACGAGAAAAGAATCGAACTGATTTGCATAATGTCCACAACGCTTTGTTTGATGTCATCGACACTAATGGTGATGGTCACATTTCAGTGGAGGAGTTCAAGGTCTACTTGAAGGTGGTGGCCCCGGAGGTGACAGAGGATCAAGCCAAGCATGCTTTTGAGGTCATCGATGCTAATAAGAATGGGGAAATCAGTCGAGAGGAATTCTTGGCAGGTGCTGAAGATTTCTTCCTTGGTGTTGAAGAGACAGAGCTTGCTGCAGCATTTATGGGAAAGCTGGTGGACTAAGTCAAGCAATTGGACTAAACACTGTATTATAGTGAAGTGGACTGAACAAACTAATGCTGTATTAGCGTAATATAGCCCATGAAGTAAAGAAGCTATAGTAGCTGTAGAGATTATTAGCAGTAGCTATGCCCACGAAATGAACGAAATGTGACTTCTACTATGTAGTATTGTCTCTGTTAATGTCTTCCACTATGCATGGGGGTTAGTTCGGTAGTAAATGTTTGAGATTGTGTATACCACTGACTAGACCATGTAACCGACATAACATGCACGTGTACTTGAAAAGTATtaggcatgcatgtacagtaacagTAGCTAAATCTCACAGTGAGGTAAATGAGGTCAGTGAGGTTGCAGCTAAAGGAGTGTATGTACACAGTTCCCCACAGCTATGGTCAGTGGTGCTGATTTAGTGACaaggttaccatagatacacagCACCGTATCTGCTCTTGAAccttcacatgcatgtacgtacgttaTGCTAGATCGTCAACAGTGGGTGAACTTATATACTATCCAATAAACAGTTGAGGCTGCATGACGTctttttaacataattatgtacacaagcGTAGATAagagtacatgtgtatactatatatagtgagATCACCAAGGCCACGAGATTATCTCCATGGCTACACTGCTAAGGAAGCAAACAGCTTGTAATCTATAACCATGcattattatgataataattgtcaataattatttattattatagcgaGTGTTCAAGACATGTAATTTTGTTGTGTATTGTTGACAgtttatatatacatagctacAAGTAGtgatctttgaacggccataacttggttttggattgtccaatttcaacgatttaaTCTGGAAGCTTAAagtgagctctttcagatggtgtaTTAAAATCAAAAGCAATTTTTAAGGCCCATTTTGAGAAAAAAGCgtggcctatatatataggtgggGGAAAAGTTCAAAATTGGGTCCAATCAAAAGTTGTGAGTTAAACATACCATCTGGATCagttttttctaagctttcagaaaatcagaaaattattgTAATTGGATcgacagaactaaagttatgggaGATCAAAGATCACCAGTAATCAGTACACCACTTATTGACTACAACTTGTACAGAGCCTTTTAGTCTGAATGAAGTGaggtacacacaatacatcGTCATGTACACTTGTACTTAGTGAATGGATCAATGAGGGTATCCAGTAGTAAAGACAAATGCTCTTAGTTGTCAGACCCACCTCTCTAGGTATCCATCCACCGTTCTCCCTCAGGGCTCTACTACGCATCAGCGCTTGTCTGCATGGGACAGAGAGACAATAATCAATAACAAAATGTATATTATTTACGACCCTCACTTGAAATACAATTTTAAAAAGCAAAAAGCAGAAATGCTACTCTAATTGACCTGCAGTAGTGTACTGATTCTTATCAGTgcgtacactgtagctagctagtggtTGTCTCTAATAAGGTTTGCAGCATTTCAAGTTCAGGTGCacgctttataattatgacagaaCTATATATCTATAGCGATAAATAAGTTGCTAATCGTCCACAAGAGTGGTACAGaaccaaaccacacccacaccacaacATACTCATAAATGATGTTAGATACATGGTGGATAACTTCCCATAAATACCCTAACCCCTTATTTGCCACgcccactatatatatataatccacATCCTACGATACTATAAatagcgtgtgtgtgtgtgtgtgtgtgcctaccCGTCCTTGATCTCCTCCAGTGTGGGGGTCTTAGAGTCGTTGCGTAGTAACACAGTGACATAGTGACGTACTAAACCAAACACGAGGGTGATGAACACTATAGGCAGGATGACCCACTGACGGATGGCAGGGTCGATGAGTAGCTCCACCATGGTCTAGGAAGAGCTgtattaacacacacacgtggTGTGAGTAGCTTTCTCTTTGTTTAGAGACTGTGATGGGGATTTCCCTACATGTAGGGACCAACGCCCACTACTTTAAGGCGGCTAAACCTCGAGCTTAATTATAACTTTAAGTGTTTCGAGTTTACACCGCGGACATAATTGAGGCCTATCATCCTTGAagttgaatataattatagcaaattgAATACAGGCATGTTATTATTATGAGATAGATATAATCGTCGCTATAGTTACATGTAACAGTTTCTATGGAAACTAGTGacaattataaaaaaaaaatgtttgtgtAATTATCAATTTATCGTTTTGTCTTTTTtagcttcttctttttcttctttattGCCTTCTCTCGGCAACCAGGGCAGTACCATTTCTCATTCTCGGGAGGTGCTACGACCACGCCCACGCATCGCCAGTGACACCAGTCATCACAACCATCACAACCAATCATGGGAGAGCCGTCGTCTTTGAGGTTACACACTGGACAAATGGTATCCGAGCCGAGTGAGGGTGTGATGACGGGAGGTGGGCGGGGGAGGGTGGGAGGTGGGCGGGGTACAGCGGGGACACTAAATAACCTGGAGGGAATGTTGTTTCTTTGAGCAAATTGTAATGTGCAGACAAGGTTGTCCAACTATTGCGCTCATAGAAATAGCAAAACTGTACAGTTATTGTATTGTCCCAATATACTAGTGGTAGGCATTTGTACTGTCTGGGGAAATTCTACGTTTGCTAGAGATGTACTGTGaacccaacacacacacactggggtACTGATTATTCTGCTACCAAGAACATTCCGTAACTGTACTGTTACAAGCCAACACTCACAGACACTATTATATTGTACACCATGCTATACTCACAATGGTGGTGCTTCTCTTGACTGTTTCTTAGAGCCTTGCTTCCTCTTCTTGGCAGCCAGTGTAGCTTGCAGCTTCCTAGACTTGTGTACGGCTGTGAGGTAAAGGATtcaacactataatataattattctgtttCAAGGCAAAGAAAAggatgtatataattatagtgtcactaatgataattataattataagtatagaATGTTTGAAGGTCACCACACAACATGTTAAATTGTATAATAACTTTTATGTACCTGGTTTTCCACCAGAGGGCCATGGCGACGGCCCCCCCCTGGGTAGAGACCCCCCAGCTTGTTGTAGCACAGCCTTACTTATCGTCAGCTTTAGACCACCACCTccgcccactccactcacaccactcacaccactcacactgtCACTCGAGCTGCTGCTACTGGACGAAGAGTCGTCATCACTGGAGAGTGCACGTGTGGGGAcaagtgagggggtggtgtgggaggggaggaggtgtgagggtgtggggtgcgagggtgtggtgtgtgaggggaggtgatgtgagggtgtggggcgcgagggggtggtgtgtgagggtgtggggcgtgagggtgtagtgtgtgtgggcgttggAGGGTTGCTGCTACTGTCTTCATTGTCAGAACTGGAGGAGGAGCTCGATGAACTAAGAGGTGTGGTCACAACCTAGGAGGAGGATATGAAGCATGAAACTGCAAACAGGCTATTTCACTGTGCAGAGAAACAGACTTGcattaaatattaattttgggcCTATTAATTACTGCGATCATGAGATCTAAGCACACACCGGAGCACTATTAAACATGCAACTTTTGTTTTGAAATTGTACAGTTCTATCTCAAGTGTGGGTACAAATTTAGCTCtcaaaataatattttttaTGTACGCCATAAATGATAATATACACCAGATACTGTACCTGTGGTTCAAGGCGAGATCTTTTCGCGTATGTTTCATCACTTGGCGAAATTTCCAGCTCCCTCTTACGAGACCcaaggggtgtggtctgtGCAGAAACGGGTGTGGTATCAAAATCAGTTTGTGTTGCTGACTTTGGGGTCGAAGTAGAGAGACTTCCAAATTTAGCCAGTCGAATTTTCAACATTTCGAAAGATTTTTTCGGTTTTTCCTCAGGAGTGGTTGGGGCAAGCCTGAACTTAGTGTGCCGCAGTAGACGTCTGTTGATTGTAATTTGTAGGGGCACACTCGtagtgtgagggggtggagtgggtggggtcagggggaggggcttaacTGGCGGTGGCAACAAAGTCTTTTTAATACTAACCATCAGTGATGACACAGCAGGTGGTTCAGCTGGTTTTTGAGGTTTTGCGCGACTTTTCTTACTCCGTTTTCTACTAACTTTCTTTGGTTTGCTGATACCAAGTACATCTTCTTTAGATACAGTTCGTCGCCTTCCTTTAGTTTCACCTTTAACCCTTTCGGTACTAGTTGTAAGTAGACACGCTGAGGCGTCCTCTTCACCTTGCGACTCCTCCCCTCTAAATACGGGAACCTCATCGCCACTTTCATCATCGTCTGTTGATAGCTCTAGCTCAAGAACCTTGGTGGTCTCCAAATAATCATCGGAAACTTGAGCAGACCGCGTATGTATCATTTCACTGCTGTCGTCTTTAGAGCCTCCAATTTCAATGGACATTTGTCCGTCAAAAGCAGCAGGGAGAGAGACAGGTTCTATTTTAGTAATTTGTTCAATAATTTCTTCGTTGGCTTTAATTTTCGACGATACTACGGGAGATTTTAATACTTGCTCTTCGAAATCTGTATCCCCtttagtgtgtgtatctgAAGAATAGTCTAACATTTCTTGTTGTACTTCGACCTCCGAGTCGGCTTGTTCAGTAGGGGGCTTCGTATCGAGGTCAGAGTTCGAACCCTCGTCAGATATTGAGAGATTGTCTTCGGAAAGTTCGACGTCTTGTGGTGGAGGGTATGAGTGGGCGTGTATGGGGGGCGAGTGGTGTGAGGAgggtgtgagtgggcgggacaCTGGTGAGGTTGGTGGGGAgggtgtgagtgggcgggacaCTGGTGAGGGTAGTGGAGAgggtgtgagtgggcgggacaCTGGTGAGGGTAGTGGAGAgggtgtgagtgggcgggacaCTGGTGAAGGTAGTGGAGAgggtgtgagtgggcgggacaCTGGTGAAGATGGTGGGGAGGGCGTACTGACAATACTAGAGTCTCTATATTCAACTATTGGCTGTTcttctatttctttcttttcGATCTCTTCGCCCTCTGAACTCTCTGTCTCTGATAATCTTGAGAGCACTTCCTCCAATCCGACCACTTCCTCTTTGCTTCTGTTAATTATCTCCGCTTCCTCCAAAACTTCCATCTCATCTTGTACTTCCTCCGGTGAGGGTTGTGGCGATATGATCTCTTCAGAAGTTTGTGGCGGTGATTCTATAGGGGTGGGGTTTCGAACGACCTCTGGTGACCTCTCTGCAATGACCTTCGGTGACATCTCCgcagtgacctctgacctttccACAGTATCATGTGCTGGAGGGCTTAAGGAGCTACGTACGAGACTGATGGATATTTTTTCAGTACTGACATGAAAATCTTTCAATGGTAGTCTTTGCGGACTCTGTGGTACTTGGTACAGCTGTGCCTGTGGTGGAGACGTGACATGAGTGGGGACAATAGGAGGAGGAGATTCCATTGTTGGAACAGAATCAATTTTAGATACAAGAGGGGAAAATTGCTGACTCGGCATAATGTTTTCCACATTCAAACTCAATTTTCGTAACTTGGGTCCTTTTGTAACTGTCGGTTTTTGTGGTAATTCGACCTTTGAACTCTCAGATTTGACAAGCTCTTGCTTAAACGCAGATTCAAACACATTAGAAACCCCACCCCCGGACTTTGTGTCGGAGGTTCTAATGAACGCCCCCTCTCGGAGGAGGTTGCCATCGGAGATGCTACTTCTGCGGCTTCCACTGTCCTCACTAACGTCTGACGAGAAAATGCGTGGGCGTGATTGTGGTTGTGGTAGACCTCTTGACGTGTCGTGAGATGTGTGGAATGGGTGGAGTATGTGGGCGGTGTCCATTGGTTCTGTGTCACTGTGATCCTCACTAGCAGCGTCAACTCCACTCTCCGTGTCATCAACGTCTtcttctgtgtgtgtggtgtggatgtgtgtgggtagtgtgtgggtggtggggatgtgtgtgtggggggtggggatgtgtatatagtgtagGTGGTGGGCgatgtatgtgtgtagactaCCTTTGTGTGTAGTGTTGTCCTGAAGTAGTGGTAATGGTGGTAAGTGTGGGGGGATGCTCTCATCACCACTCTCCTCTGAGCTCTGATTGGACGACACTGATCCATGGCGACACGCCTTCTTACGATGTACAACTGTACAGAGAGGGAAACAAGTTCATACTCATgatcatgtacacatacacgtGTACACATCTTTAAGATACACAGTGATTATCTATTGCAAAAATGCTAATTGATCAGCATTAAGCGAGTTGCAGTTGATTATTGCGTGTAAGACACTGCACAATCAGCACAATGAATTGCCAACCTCTACAGTCTTGTATTTAGGCTTGGTAGTGCGTAGAAGTGTTATCATATAAACTAAGTAAAGCTAAAGGTATAATACGTAAAGCTTTGCAGTGGAGATGAGAATGATGTGCATATACAGTAGGAACGCTACATCACAAgaggaaatgtaaatattttacATACATCAACCCTCCTATACCTGAGTGTTCTCCATCATGTATGTGGCTGGAGCTTTGTTGTATGGGATAGAGGGGGACCTTCTGGTCGAGGGGGGTGGACCTAACCTGGCCCATGTAGTCAGTCAGCTCTGGTAGACTCACTCCAATGTCTGTAAATGCTTGAGACAGATCCACAAGGTTAGGTTCAGTCCGATTGTCTGGGAGGGAGaggaggcataattatactgatctttgaatggccataactttTGCTAGGATTGTCCAATTCCAATGATTCAACAATTTTCTGGTAGCTTAAagtgagctctttcagatggtgtaTGTATTAAAACCAAACGTTACTTTTTCTATTATTTGACCTATTAATTTTTAAATACATTTATatactgtgtgtctgtgtgtgcggCTCATTCGACACTACAAATTAACCACTTCGTACGTATGTACAATACTTGGTGACATTAGTGACTAGCTCACCATGGCAACTGTAAGCAGAAGTGGTCCTGCCAATGGTTAGTATATACTGTCGAGTGACATCAGCCAGAACATCAGCAGCATTGCTGTTCATGGCGTGCCAGCCTAGAGGTTGACAGATCTTCCCCACCACATGTCGTAGCAGACCTTGAGTGAACTCTTCGCTCATCCTAAGGCAGGATCATGAAgacagcagctagctagcttgttcaGGTTAATAGTCACGGTATACGGTAATGGTCTTCTTAGTATTAAACAAGGTAATGGTCGCcttagtaataataataatttaatagCATTCAGTAAACAAAAAATAAATATAGTTACAAAAACAGAAATGTGGAAAGTATTTAGAACAAAAGTTCCAGTTTTGAACAGAGTTACGACTTTTGAAACATTCCTCTGAGAATTTCGAGGCTAGTTCCATacctgaagtgtgtgtgtgtgtgtgtgtgtgtgtgtgtgtgtgggcgtatacATAAGTGTGTGTGAACAGttactgtgtgcactgtacatAATGCTACACAGTTGTTGTGTGCACTGTACATAATGCTACACAGTTGTTGTGAggactgtatatatacctgaGTTGGTTCTGTGCAGATGCCACCTTCCAACGAGACCGCACCTCCCTCCAACGTCTCAGGTGATCCCTCCTGTACTCACCCAGATCACCTGCTAACTCTGACGTGCCCTGCAGATAGTACAACTACAGTTATGTCACATCTTGCcctaactgcatgtatattttGCAGTGTTTACCATTACATACACAAGTATCTTATAATGGGTGAAACCAGCTGTAGGGGAAAGTCCCTAGCTtctcacacaggctatataTTTACCAATGATGAGATTACAATAAACGTAACTGCACCTCTCTTATTAAATTGTCCATTTCCTCTCGGCTTTTTGagattggtgggtgtggttttggAATATCAATCCGTACTTCACGACCTTCCTTATCCATCGGTAGTGGAGTGGGcggtgggagtgtgtgtggtgtgaggtggcactgtgagggtggtgtggcGTGTGTGCAGTCTGGATTATTGGACATCCATTCTCGACACATGACGTAGAGTGGGGTCTCAGGCGAGAACTTGGCTAGGTCAACTTTGCGATCGAATAATGTCATCACATGTGGAATGTACCGAACTCCATTGGACAAGTCATAGCCgtctgtgggtgtgtgtgtgtgggtgtgtgtgtgtgtgtgtgggtgtgtgtgtgggtgtgggtgggtgtggtgtgtgtgggggggtattATAACATCGCCTCGATAAATATATTATTTATTTTAGACAAGGGGAGGGGGAGGTACATGAATAtgtgatgtataattattgcctcaAGTATGTTGTTTAAATAACGacgcacacacgtacacataccTGGACTGCCTTTCCTCAGATCTTTTCTCTTTCTTTTCTTCCTCTGCTTCACACCTACTTTACCTGAGTATGCAGGGCCTACTATAAATACAGGGACAGGTATACAGTTGTGATGGTGGTACGCACTGTGCTTTCTCTTTCTACCCCTGCCAGTATCATCGGTGAGGTCCAGCAGATCTCTAGCAGCCTCCTCTACATCTGCGTCAATACTGTCAtccctagtgtgtgtgtgtgtgtgtgtgggtgggtgagtgtgtgtgttgtgtggtgtgtgtatgagtcGTCTCTGATCTTAATACCTGCTTTCTTCGATGCTTTTCTGAACTAAATTGTCCAACAGACCTTTCAACTGAGTCCTCCCTAGACATACAACAAAACACTTAAAGGAATACATGAACGTG
This region of Halichondria panicea chromosome 12, odHalPani1.1, whole genome shotgun sequence genomic DNA includes:
- the LOC135345644 gene encoding protein lin-37 homolog isoform X1, translated to MSDVKAQGRTQLKGLLDNLVQKSIEESRDDSIDADVEEAARDLLDLTDDTGRGRKRKHSPAYSGKVGVKQRKKRKRKDLRKGSPDGYDLSNGVRYIPHVMTLFDRKVDLAKFSPETPLYVMCREWMSNNPDCTHATPPSQCHLTPHTLPPPTPLPMDKEGREVRIDIPKPHPPISKSREEMDNLIREGTSELAGDLGEYRRDHLRRWREVRSRWKVASAQNQLRYGTSLEILRGMFQKS
- the LOC135345644 gene encoding protein lin-37 homolog isoform X2 — protein: MSDVKAQGRTQLKGLLDNLVQKSIEESRDDSIDADVEEAARDLLDLTDDTGRGRKRKHSKVGVKQRKKRKRKDLRKGSPDGYDLSNGVRYIPHVMTLFDRKVDLAKFSPETPLYVMCREWMSNNPDCTHATPPSQCHLTPHTLPPPTPLPMDKEGREVRIDIPKPHPPISKSREEMDNLIREGTSELAGDLGEYRRDHLRRWREVRSRWKVASAQNQLRYGTSLEILRGMFQKS
- the LOC135345609 gene encoding transcription initiation factor TFIID subunit 3-like, producing MSEEFTQGLLRHVVGKICQPLGWHAMNSNAADVLADVTRQYILTIGRTTSAYSCHDNRTEPNLVDLSQAFTDIGVSLPELTDYMGQVRSTPLDQKVPLYPIQQSSSHIHDGEHSVVHRKKACRHGSVSSNQSSEESGDESIPPHLPPLPLLQDNTTHKEEDVDDTESGVDAASEDHSDTEPMDTAHILHPFHTSHDTSRGLPQPQSRPRIFSSDVSEDSGSRRSSISDGNLLREGAFIRTSDTKSGGGVSNVFESAFKQELVKSESSKVELPQKPTVTKGPKLRKLSLNVENIMPSQQFSPLVSKIDSVPTMESPPPIVPTHVTSPPQAQLYQVPQSPQRLPLKDFHVSTEKISISLVRSSLSPPAHDTVERSEVTAEMSPKVIAERSPEVVRNPTPIESPPQTSEEIISPQPSPEEVQDEMEVLEEAEIINRSKEEVVGLEEVLSRLSETESSEGEEIEKKEIEEQPIVEYRDSSIVSTPSPPSSPVSRPLTPSPLPSPVSRPLTPSPLPSPVSRPLTPSPLPSPVSRPLTPSPPTSPVSRPLTPSSHHSPPIHAHSYPPPQDVELSEDNLSISDEGSNSDLDTKPPTEQADSEVEVQQEMLDYSSDTHTKGDTDFEEQVLKSPVVSSKIKANEEIIEQITKIEPVSLPAAFDGQMSIEIGGSKDDSSEMIHTRSAQVSDDYLETTKVLELELSTDDDESGDEVPVFRGEESQGEEDASACLLTTSTERVKGETKGRRRTVSKEDVLGISKPKKVSRKRSKKSRAKPQKPAEPPAVSSLMVSIKKTLLPPPVKPLPLTPPTPPPHTTSVPLQITINRRLLRHTKFRLAPTTPEEKPKKSFEMLKIRLAKFGSLSTSTPKSATQTDFDTTPVSAQTTPLGSRKRELEISPSDETYAKRSRLEPQVVTTPLSSSSSSSSSDNEDSSSNPPTPTHTTPSRPTPSHTTPSRPTPSHHLPSHTTPSHPTPSHLLPSHTTPSLVPTRALSSDDDSSSSSSSSSDSVSGVSGVSGVGGGGGLKLTISKAVLQQAGGSLPRGGPSPWPSGGKPAVHKSRKLQATLAAKKRKQGSKKQSREAPPLLFSVPAVPRPPPTLPRPPPVITPSLGSDTICPVCNLKDDGSPMIGCDGCDDWCHWRCVGVVVAPPENEKWYCPGCREKAIKKKKKKLKKTKR
- the LOC135345649 gene encoding luciferin-binding protein-like; the protein is MAYTEQQKAYHFRKMRTRAARLDINKDGFISREDYEIMSKRLSEYSNLTEEQAKKIRDSLLAVADSIKLTGDAKYPVKEFAANVSLTFLGSTREKNRTDLHNVHNALFDVIDTNGDGHISVEEFKVYLKVVAPEVTEDQAKHAFEVIDANKNGEISREEFLAGAEDFFLGVEETELAAAFMGKLVD